A DNA window from Streptomyces bacillaris contains the following coding sequences:
- a CDS encoding aspartate:alanine exchanger family transporter, with protein sequence MWQFFADNPWVTVFAVITLGALLGMVRFGPVRLGAAGVLFVGLLVGALDEDIAAAVPAGISALGLALYVYTVGLESGPAFFRELRGQLAVMAGAVVALAVTAVVVGLVGHGWFGISGPFLAGGYAGIGTTTPGLAAAQDASADPTQPAVGYAIGYPLAVVITIMFVAAVAARRTWTARRDPDSGLPATLVTRTVQVSRETRWADVPGVASHRVLASEYRPSGGAARVALQVDRLSPGDQVVLVGGEDDVRAATQALGALAPRHLLDDRSAVDYRRVLLTNPDLAGHTVAELGLGEKYGAVVSRVRRGDFDMLAHDGLLLQLDDRVRVVMPRERTGEVTAYLGDTEAKVSEVSAVSLGLGLTLGFLIGIPSLTLGSTTLALGTGAGPLVMGMILGWRRRTGPLVWALPTRANLTLRQIGLLLFLAVVGLTSGYSFRENAFSLFGLKLAAVLAIGAVVSYSLMVLVAKGLGQSRERTMGLLSGYVGNPAIVAYANSRASDSRINNGYSTLFALAILVKIVCIQLIVGL encoded by the coding sequence GTGTGGCAGTTCTTCGCGGACAACCCGTGGGTGACCGTGTTCGCGGTGATCACGCTCGGCGCGCTGCTCGGCATGGTGCGCTTCGGCCCGGTACGGCTGGGGGCGGCCGGTGTCCTCTTCGTCGGCCTCCTCGTGGGGGCGCTGGACGAGGACATCGCCGCCGCCGTACCGGCCGGGATCTCGGCGCTGGGGCTGGCCCTGTACGTCTACACGGTCGGCCTGGAGTCGGGTCCGGCCTTCTTCCGTGAACTGCGCGGCCAGCTCGCGGTGATGGCCGGGGCCGTGGTGGCGCTCGCCGTCACGGCGGTGGTGGTCGGCCTGGTCGGGCACGGCTGGTTCGGGATCAGCGGCCCGTTCCTCGCGGGCGGGTACGCGGGCATCGGGACGACCACCCCGGGTCTGGCCGCCGCCCAGGACGCCTCCGCCGACCCCACGCAGCCCGCCGTCGGGTATGCCATCGGCTACCCGCTCGCCGTCGTCATCACCATCATGTTCGTCGCGGCCGTCGCGGCCCGCCGCACCTGGACCGCCCGCCGCGACCCCGACTCGGGGCTGCCCGCCACCCTCGTCACCCGCACGGTCCAGGTATCCCGGGAGACCCGCTGGGCCGACGTCCCCGGGGTGGCGTCCCACCGGGTGCTGGCCAGCGAGTACCGCCCCTCCGGCGGAGCCGCCCGGGTCGCCCTGCAGGTGGACCGGCTCTCCCCAGGTGACCAGGTGGTCCTGGTGGGCGGCGAGGACGACGTACGGGCGGCGACTCAGGCGCTGGGGGCCCTGGCGCCCCGCCATCTGCTGGACGACCGCAGCGCGGTGGACTACCGGCGGGTGCTGCTCACCAACCCGGACCTCGCCGGGCACACGGTCGCCGAACTGGGCCTGGGCGAGAAGTACGGGGCCGTGGTCAGCCGGGTGCGGCGCGGCGACTTCGACATGCTCGCCCACGACGGCCTGCTGCTCCAGCTCGACGACCGGGTGCGGGTGGTGATGCCGCGCGAGCGGACGGGCGAGGTCACCGCGTATCTGGGCGACACGGAGGCGAAGGTCAGCGAGGTGAGCGCGGTCAGCCTGGGGCTCGGGCTGACCCTGGGCTTCCTCATCGGCATCCCCTCCCTCACCCTCGGCTCCACCACCCTCGCCCTCGGCACCGGGGCCGGTCCCCTGGTGATGGGCATGATCCTCGGCTGGCGCCGCCGCACCGGCCCCCTCGTCTGGGCCCTCCCCACCCGCGCCAACCTGACCCTGCGCCAGATCGGGCTGCTCCTCTTCCTCGCCGTGGTGGGCCTCACCTCCGGCTACTCGTTCCGCGAGAACGCCTTCTCCCTCTTCGGCCTGAAGCTGGCGGCCGTGCTGGCGATCGGCGCGGTGGTCAGCTACTCCCTGATGGTGCTGGTCGCCAAGGGGCTGGGGCAGAGCCGGGAGCGGACGATGGGGCTGCTGTCGGGCTATGTGGGCAACCCGGCGATCGTGGCGTACGCCAACAGCCGGGCGAGCGACAGCCGGATCAACAACGGGTACTCGACGCTCTTCGCGCTGGCCATTCTGGTCAAGATCGTCTGCATCCAGCTGATCGTGGGGCTCTGA
- a CDS encoding cytochrome P450, whose amino-acid sequence MSTQTGPALGTTSPGPVPVPGPRGLPLLGNLPQFGKNPLAFFELLRGHGDLVRWRFGRNRCLFVSDPDHIGELLTETERTFDQPRLGIAFRTVMGDGIIVARGREWRRKRSLVQPSVRPKQVKSYAATMAASAVELADRWSDGERVDIKREMAALTQRIAVRTIFGVDTPADSEAMGRAMDVAQAEIGKEFAGIGALLPDWVPTPGRARIRKAAAVIDAEVARVVARHRDGETERPDLLSRLLTAVDESGERLSDEEIRDETVTLYIGGHETTSSTLVWAWYLLSRNPRVRAALTEELDRVLGDREPGIDDYAQLPYTQAVVKETLRLYPTIWLITGVAREGARLGGMPVEEGTRVWSSQWSTHRDPRWFPEPEEFRPERWDAEEGDEIAEYAWFPFGGGPRVCLGTRFAMVEAVLILAVLARRFSLDVDPGTVEPVPSLTLQPDRDVLATVRAR is encoded by the coding sequence ATGTCCACGCAGACCGGCCCGGCGCTCGGCACCACCTCTCCCGGCCCCGTGCCCGTACCGGGCCCCAGGGGGCTGCCGCTGCTCGGGAACCTGCCGCAGTTCGGGAAGAACCCCCTCGCCTTCTTCGAACTCTTGCGGGGACACGGGGACTTGGTGCGCTGGCGGTTCGGGCGCAACCGGTGCCTGTTCGTCTCGGACCCGGACCACATAGGCGAGTTGCTCACCGAGACGGAGCGCACCTTCGACCAGCCGAGGCTCGGGATCGCGTTCCGCACGGTGATGGGCGATGGCATCATCGTGGCGCGGGGCCGGGAGTGGCGCCGTAAACGGTCGCTGGTGCAGCCGTCGGTGCGGCCCAAGCAGGTGAAGTCGTACGCGGCCACCATGGCGGCCTCCGCCGTGGAGCTGGCCGACCGCTGGTCCGACGGTGAACGCGTCGACATCAAGCGGGAGATGGCGGCGCTGACGCAGAGGATCGCGGTGCGCACCATCTTCGGTGTGGACACCCCGGCGGACTCGGAGGCGATGGGCCGGGCGATGGATGTGGCCCAGGCGGAGATCGGCAAGGAGTTCGCCGGGATCGGGGCGCTGCTGCCCGACTGGGTGCCGACCCCCGGCCGGGCGCGGATCAGGAAGGCGGCCGCCGTCATCGACGCCGAGGTGGCGCGGGTGGTGGCCCGGCACCGGGACGGCGAGACCGAACGGCCCGATCTGCTCAGCCGGTTGCTCACCGCGGTCGACGAGAGCGGTGAGCGGCTGAGTGACGAGGAGATCCGCGACGAGACGGTGACCCTGTACATCGGCGGCCACGAGACGACGAGTTCGACCCTGGTGTGGGCGTGGTACCTGCTCTCCCGCAACCCCCGGGTGCGGGCCGCGCTCACCGAGGAGCTGGACCGGGTGCTCGGTGACCGGGAGCCGGGGATCGACGACTACGCCCAACTTCCCTACACCCAGGCCGTGGTGAAGGAGACCCTGCGGCTGTATCCGACGATCTGGCTGATCACGGGCGTCGCGAGGGAGGGGGCGCGGCTCGGCGGTATGCCGGTCGAGGAGGGGACCCGGGTGTGGAGCAGCCAGTGGTCCACACACCGGGATCCGCGGTGGTTCCCCGAGCCGGAGGAGTTCCGGCCGGAGCGCTGGGACGCGGAGGAGGGTGACGAGATCGCGGAGTACGCGTGGTTCCCGTTCGGCGGTGGGCCCCGGGTCTGCCTGGGGACCCGGTTCGCGATGGTGGAGGCGGTCCTGATCCTCGCCGTGCTGGCCCGGCGCTTCTCGCTGGACGTCGATCCGGGGACCGTGGAGCCCGTACCGAGTCTGACGCTCCAGCCGGACCGGGATGTGCTGGCCACCGTACGGGCGCGGTAG
- a CDS encoding ABC transporter substrate-binding protein, whose protein sequence is MNRSRTRPLVALASATALLTTAGCGAADMTKQASPFAAPAGVKTVTLSVQSWVGAQANVAVAEQLLKEKLGYRVDLVQTDEVPAWDALSQGRVDAILEDWGHPDQEKLYVDEKKTIVRGGDLGVTGHIGWYVPKYFADQHPDVTDWKNLNKYADQLKTAESGGKGQLMDGSPSYVTNDVALVKNLDLDYKVVFAGSEAAQITQIQQFAKEKKPFLSYWYQPQWLFNEVPMVEVKLPEYTEECAAKDPKDIDCAYPTTPLQKFLNADFVERGGDAADFLKKFHWSEQHQNEVSEMIASQRLTPEEAAKRWIERHPEVWRKWLPQE, encoded by the coding sequence ATGAACCGCTCCCGCACCCGCCCGCTCGTGGCGCTCGCCTCGGCCACCGCCCTGCTCACCACGGCAGGCTGTGGCGCCGCCGACATGACGAAGCAGGCCTCCCCGTTCGCCGCCCCCGCCGGGGTCAAGACGGTCACCCTCTCCGTCCAGTCCTGGGTCGGTGCCCAGGCCAACGTCGCCGTGGCCGAGCAGCTCCTCAAGGAGAAGCTGGGCTACCGCGTCGACCTCGTCCAGACCGACGAGGTCCCGGCCTGGGACGCCCTCAGCCAGGGCCGGGTCGACGCGATCCTGGAGGACTGGGGCCACCCCGACCAGGAGAAGCTGTACGTCGACGAGAAGAAGACCATCGTCCGCGGCGGCGACCTCGGGGTCACCGGCCACATCGGCTGGTACGTCCCCAAGTACTTCGCCGACCAGCACCCCGACGTCACCGACTGGAAGAACCTCAACAAGTACGCGGACCAGCTGAAGACGGCCGAGAGCGGCGGCAAGGGCCAGCTGATGGACGGCTCGCCCTCCTACGTCACCAACGACGTGGCGCTGGTGAAGAACCTGGACCTGGACTACAAGGTGGTCTTCGCCGGCTCCGAGGCGGCCCAGATCACCCAGATCCAGCAGTTCGCCAAGGAGAAGAAGCCCTTCCTCAGCTACTGGTACCAGCCGCAGTGGCTGTTCAACGAGGTGCCCATGGTCGAGGTGAAGCTCCCGGAGTACACCGAGGAGTGCGCGGCCAAGGACCCCAAGGACATCGACTGCGCCTACCCGACCACGCCGCTGCAGAAGTTCCTCAACGCCGACTTCGTCGAGCGCGGCGGGGACGCGGCCGACTTCCTCAAGAAGTTCCACTGGTCGGAGCAGCACCAGAACGAGGTCTCCGAGATGATCGCCTCCCAGCGGCTCACCCCCGAGGAGGCGGCGAAGCGCTGGATCGAGCGCCACCCGGAGGTCTGGAGGAAGTGGCTGCCGCAGGAGTGA
- a CDS encoding ABC transporter permease encodes MATAQATPVRPARSGTGRGPLAALRERPAAGKLLLLALAAAVLVPLVHGRWGGGAWPDALTADLSGPLGSVTDWIVSNRDSHPLFLYFFGHISNAVVLSVRGVYLVLLALGWAGVTVLAAAVAWRVAGIRLALTAAASFLACGLLGMWVPTMQTLALMVVAVLASVVLGLLLGLAAGLSDRVFRILRPVLDTMQVLPAFAYLLPVVLVFGIGVPGAVLATVVYAAPPMARLTALGLRGADGGVMEAVTSLGATGRQRLLTARLPLARKELLLGLNQTIMMALSMAVIASVIGAGGLGDRVYQALSAVDVGAALAAGIPIVLLAVVLDRTTEAAGRRIGAEPTGPALLRGWRGWGLAALVTAAVALVGRLTDGRVWPDDVTVAIAGPVNTAKDWMVDHLYTGVPVVGGTADLASHFTSGVLNPLRSGLTSLPWWSVLLVVAALAWTIGTWRTAATAVLAMAAIGVLGVWEPSMDTLSQVIAAVAVTLVLGFSIAIGAARSARLEKLLRPVLDVFQTMPQFVYLIPVVALFGVGRAPAAAAAVVYALPAVVRITTQGLRGVDPAAMEGARSLGATPGQQLRQVQLPLARPSLLLAVNQAVVLVLAVVIIGGLVGSGALGYDVVFGLAQGDLATGLVAGAAIVCLGLMLDRVTQPTARRQRQES; translated from the coding sequence ATGGCCACCGCCCAGGCCACCCCGGTCCGCCCCGCCCGGTCGGGCACGGGCCGGGGGCCGCTCGCCGCCCTCCGCGAACGCCCGGCGGCCGGGAAGCTGCTGCTCCTCGCGCTCGCCGCCGCCGTCCTCGTCCCCCTCGTCCACGGCCGCTGGGGCGGCGGGGCCTGGCCCGACGCGCTCACCGCCGACCTCTCCGGGCCGCTCGGCAGCGTCACCGACTGGATCGTCTCCAACCGGGACAGCCACCCGCTCTTCCTCTACTTCTTCGGCCATATCAGCAACGCCGTCGTGCTCTCCGTACGCGGCGTCTACCTGGTCCTCCTGGCCCTCGGCTGGGCCGGGGTCACCGTCCTTGCCGCCGCCGTCGCCTGGCGGGTCGCAGGCATCAGGCTCGCGCTCACCGCCGCCGCCTCCTTCCTGGCCTGCGGGCTGCTCGGCATGTGGGTGCCGACCATGCAGACGCTCGCGCTGATGGTCGTCGCCGTCCTCGCCTCCGTCGTCCTCGGCCTCCTCCTCGGACTGGCCGCCGGACTCTCCGACCGGGTCTTCCGCATCCTGCGCCCGGTGCTCGACACCATGCAGGTGCTGCCCGCCTTCGCCTATCTGCTCCCCGTGGTGCTGGTCTTCGGCATCGGCGTGCCCGGAGCGGTCCTCGCCACCGTCGTCTACGCGGCTCCGCCGATGGCCCGGCTCACCGCGCTCGGCCTGCGCGGCGCGGACGGCGGGGTCATGGAGGCCGTCACCTCGCTCGGCGCGACCGGCAGGCAGCGGCTGCTCACCGCCCGCCTCCCGCTGGCCCGCAAGGAGCTGCTGCTCGGCCTCAACCAGACCATCATGATGGCGCTCTCCATGGCCGTCATCGCCTCCGTGATCGGCGCGGGCGGCCTCGGTGACCGGGTCTACCAGGCGCTCTCCGCCGTCGACGTGGGCGCCGCCCTCGCCGCCGGCATCCCGATCGTGCTCCTCGCCGTCGTCCTGGACCGTACGACGGAGGCGGCCGGCCGCCGCATCGGCGCCGAGCCCACCGGCCCGGCCCTCCTGCGCGGTTGGCGCGGCTGGGGCCTCGCCGCCCTGGTCACCGCCGCCGTCGCCCTCGTGGGACGGCTCACCGACGGCCGGGTCTGGCCCGACGACGTCACCGTGGCGATCGCCGGACCGGTCAACACCGCCAAGGACTGGATGGTCGACCACCTCTACACCGGGGTCCCCGTCGTCGGCGGCACCGCCGACCTCGCCTCCCACTTCACCAGCGGCGTCCTCAACCCGCTGCGCAGCGGACTCACCTCCCTGCCCTGGTGGTCGGTGCTCCTCGTCGTCGCCGCCCTCGCCTGGACCATCGGCACCTGGCGCACCGCCGCCACCGCCGTCCTCGCCATGGCCGCGATCGGCGTCCTCGGTGTGTGGGAACCGTCGATGGACACCCTCAGCCAGGTGATCGCCGCCGTGGCCGTCACCCTGGTCCTCGGCTTCTCCATCGCGATCGGCGCGGCCCGCAGCGCACGGCTGGAGAAGCTGCTGCGCCCGGTCCTGGACGTCTTCCAGACCATGCCGCAGTTCGTCTACCTCATCCCCGTCGTCGCCCTCTTCGGCGTCGGCCGGGCCCCCGCCGCCGCGGCGGCCGTCGTCTACGCGCTGCCCGCCGTCGTCCGCATCACCACCCAGGGGCTGCGGGGCGTCGACCCGGCCGCGATGGAGGGCGCCCGCTCGCTCGGCGCCACCCCCGGCCAGCAGCTGCGCCAGGTCCAACTGCCGCTGGCCCGGCCCTCCCTGCTGCTCGCCGTCAACCAGGCGGTCGTGCTCGTCCTCGCCGTCGTCATCATCGGCGGACTGGTCGGATCGGGCGCCCTCGGTTACGACGTCGTCTTCGGCCTCGCCCAGGGCGACCTGGCCACCGGGCTGGTCGCCGGAGCGGCCATCGTCTGCCTGGGCCTGATGCTCGACCGGGTCACCCAGCCCACCGCCCGCCGCCAGCGACAGGAGAGCTGA
- a CDS encoding quaternary amine ABC transporter ATP-binding protein: MTATQAPEAPVETAEEAVFSVRGLWKVFGPKADRIPGSEYAALPPAELREATGCTAAVRDVSFDVRKGEVFVVMGLSGSGKSTLVRCLTRLIEPTSGTLAIDGEDVLAMDRARLRELRRHRTAMVFQHFGLLPHRTVLDNVAYGLEIQGLSKAERRSKAAELVEKVGLAGLEDRRPSQLSGGQQQRVGLARALAVDPSVLLFDEPFSALDPLIRREMQDEVVRLHREEGRTMVFITHDLSEALRLGTRIALMRDGGIVQLGTPEEIVGSPADDYVTEFVRDVPREQVLTVATAMRPALAGESERGPAVRPDATVSEAIEAVSRSGDPAARVMDGGRLVGVVDHACLLDVVAGTSSADGPTAPDAPDGPREVTV; this comes from the coding sequence ATGACCGCGACCCAGGCCCCCGAGGCCCCTGTCGAGACGGCCGAGGAGGCCGTGTTCTCCGTACGCGGCCTCTGGAAGGTCTTCGGCCCCAAGGCCGACCGCATCCCCGGCAGCGAGTACGCCGCCCTCCCGCCCGCCGAACTGCGCGAGGCCACCGGCTGCACCGCCGCCGTCCGCGATGTCTCCTTCGACGTCCGCAAGGGTGAGGTCTTCGTCGTGATGGGCCTGTCGGGCTCCGGCAAGTCCACGCTCGTACGCTGTCTGACCCGGCTGATCGAACCCACCAGCGGCACCCTCGCCATCGACGGCGAGGACGTCCTCGCGATGGACCGCGCCCGGCTGCGCGAACTGCGCCGCCACCGCACCGCGATGGTCTTCCAGCACTTCGGACTGCTGCCGCACCGCACGGTGCTGGACAACGTCGCCTACGGCCTGGAGATCCAGGGCCTGAGCAAGGCCGAACGCCGCTCCAAGGCTGCCGAGTTGGTGGAGAAGGTCGGCCTCGCCGGACTGGAGGACCGCCGCCCCTCGCAGCTCTCCGGCGGCCAGCAGCAGCGTGTCGGCCTCGCCCGCGCGCTCGCCGTCGACCCCTCCGTCCTCCTCTTCGACGAGCCGTTCAGCGCGCTGGATCCGCTGATCCGCCGCGAGATGCAGGACGAGGTGGTCCGGCTGCACCGCGAGGAGGGCCGCACCATGGTCTTCATCACCCACGACCTGAGCGAGGCGCTGCGGCTGGGCACCCGGATCGCGCTCATGCGCGACGGCGGGATCGTCCAGCTCGGCACCCCCGAGGAGATCGTGGGCTCGCCCGCCGACGACTACGTCACCGAGTTCGTCCGGGACGTGCCGCGCGAGCAGGTCCTCACCGTGGCCACCGCCATGCGCCCCGCGCTCGCCGGGGAGAGCGAGCGCGGCCCGGCCGTGCGCCCCGACGCCACGGTCTCCGAGGCCATCGAGGCGGTCTCCCGCTCCGGCGACCCCGCCGCCCGGGTGATGGACGGCGGCCGGCTCGTCGGCGTCGTCGACCACGCGTGCCTGCTGGACGTGGTGGCCGGAACATCCTCAGCCGACGGCCCCACCGCCCCCGACGCACCCGACGGCCCCCGCGAGGTGACCGTCTGA
- a CDS encoding GMC family oxidoreductase, whose protein sequence is MPPTPRSTAVPDPEGPVADYVIVGGGTAGSVIASRLTEDPDVTVTVIEGGPTDIDRDDVLTLRRWLGLLGGDLDYDYPTTEQPRGNSHIRHSRARVLGGCSSHNTLISFKPLPGDWDEWAEAGAEGWDAAAMDPYFTRLRNNIVPVDEKDRNAIARDFVDAAQQAAGVPRVESFNSKPFHEGVGFFDLAYHPENNKRSSASVAYLHPHIEAGDRPNLRILLETWAYRLEFDGTRATGVHVRTKDGEEILLRAAREVIVCAGAVDTPRLLLHSGIGPREDLEALGIEVRHDLPGVGENLLDHPESVIVWETDGPIPENSAMDSDAGLFVRRDPGSRGPDLMFHFYQIPFTDNPERLGYEKPEHGVSMTPNIPKPRSRGRLYLTSADPEVKPALDFRYFTDEDDHDGRTLVDGIKLAREIAATEPLAHWLKREVCPGPEVTSDEDISEYARKVAHTVYHPAGTCRMGATDDQEAVVDPQLRIRGLEGIRIADASVFPTMPAVNPMIGVLMVGEKCAEILAQGAGTTDAAPTTGTSTGDDAR, encoded by the coding sequence ATGCCCCCCACTCCCCGCAGCACCGCCGTCCCCGACCCCGAGGGCCCCGTGGCCGACTACGTGATCGTCGGCGGCGGCACCGCCGGATCGGTCATCGCCTCCCGGCTCACCGAGGACCCGGACGTCACCGTCACCGTCATCGAGGGCGGCCCCACCGACATCGACCGCGACGACGTCCTCACCCTCCGCCGCTGGCTCGGCCTCCTCGGCGGCGACCTCGACTACGACTACCCCACCACCGAACAGCCGCGCGGCAACTCCCACATCCGGCACAGCCGCGCCCGGGTCCTCGGCGGCTGCTCCTCGCACAACACCCTCATCAGCTTCAAGCCGCTCCCCGGCGACTGGGACGAGTGGGCCGAGGCGGGCGCCGAGGGCTGGGACGCGGCCGCGATGGACCCGTACTTCACCAGGCTGCGCAACAACATCGTCCCGGTGGACGAGAAGGACCGCAACGCCATCGCCCGCGACTTCGTCGACGCCGCCCAGCAGGCCGCCGGGGTCCCGCGCGTGGAGAGCTTCAACAGCAAGCCGTTCCACGAGGGCGTCGGCTTCTTCGACCTCGCCTACCACCCCGAGAACAACAAGCGCTCCTCCGCCTCGGTCGCCTACCTCCACCCGCACATCGAGGCCGGTGACCGGCCCAACCTCCGTATCCTGCTGGAGACCTGGGCCTACCGCCTGGAGTTCGACGGCACCCGCGCCACCGGCGTCCACGTCCGGACGAAGGACGGCGAGGAGATCCTGCTGCGCGCCGCCCGTGAAGTCATCGTCTGCGCGGGCGCGGTGGACACGCCCCGGCTGCTGCTGCACTCCGGGATCGGCCCGCGCGAGGACCTGGAAGCACTCGGCATCGAGGTGCGCCACGACCTGCCGGGCGTGGGGGAGAACCTGCTCGACCACCCCGAGTCCGTCATCGTCTGGGAGACCGACGGGCCCATCCCGGAGAACTCCGCGATGGACTCCGACGCGGGACTCTTCGTCCGGCGCGACCCCGGATCCCGGGGCCCGGACCTGATGTTCCACTTCTACCAGATCCCCTTCACCGACAACCCCGAGCGCCTCGGCTACGAGAAGCCCGAGCACGGGGTGTCGATGACCCCGAACATCCCCAAGCCGCGCAGCCGGGGCCGCCTCTACCTCACCAGCGCCGACCCCGAGGTCAAGCCCGCCCTGGACTTCCGGTACTTCACCGACGAGGACGACCACGACGGCCGCACCCTGGTCGACGGCATCAAGCTCGCCCGGGAGATCGCCGCCACCGAACCGCTCGCCCACTGGCTGAAGCGCGAGGTCTGCCCCGGCCCCGAGGTCACCTCGGACGAGGACATCAGCGAGTACGCCCGCAAGGTCGCCCACACCGTCTACCACCCGGCGGGCACCTGCAGGATGGGCGCCACCGACGACCAAGAGGCCGTCGTGGACCCGCAGTTGCGCATCCGGGGGCTCGAAGGCATCCGGATCGCGGACGCGTCGGTCTTCCCGACCATGCCCGCCGTCAACCCGATGATCGGCGTCCTCATGGTGGGCGAGAAGTGCGCCGAAATCCTCGCACAGGGGGCGGGCACCACCGACGCCGCGCCGACCACTGGTACCAGCACCGGAGATGATGCCCGATGA
- a CDS encoding aldehyde dehydrogenase family protein: MSALSTIHIDGTWRAAASGATREILDPADATVLAVVAEGGTEDTDAAIAAARRAFDDGPWPHRPVAERAALLRRVADLLQRDREEIAITESRDTGKTLEEGRVDVDDVTGAFRYFADLVMNESGGRVVDAGDPDVHSIVVHEPVGVCALIAPWNYPLLQASWKIAPALAAGNTFVLKPSEVTPLSTVHLIRLLAEAGLPDGAANLVTGAGDPVGARLSEHPDVDLVSFTGGLASGTKVAQAAAPTVKKVALELGGKNPNVVFADACATDEGFDTAVDQALNAAFFHSGQVCSAGARLIIEESVRERFVTELARRADAIRLGRGTLDGVECGPLVSAQQLAKVEAYVASAREEGAIVRAGGERPKPNDVRPEGGYFYRPTVLDGCHREMKVVREETFGPILTVETFRTEEEAVTLANDTDYGLAGAVWTTDAGRARRVAGRLRHGTVWINDYHPYLPQAEWGGFGKSGTGRELGPTGLAEYRESKHIYQNLNPRPQRWFAG, encoded by the coding sequence ATGTCGGCGCTCAGCACCATCCACATCGACGGCACCTGGCGGGCCGCCGCCTCAGGCGCGACCCGCGAGATCCTCGACCCTGCCGACGCCACCGTCCTGGCCGTTGTCGCGGAGGGCGGTACCGAGGACACCGACGCGGCGATCGCGGCCGCCCGGCGCGCCTTCGACGACGGCCCCTGGCCGCACCGGCCCGTCGCGGAGCGGGCCGCCCTGCTGCGCCGGGTCGCCGACCTGCTCCAGCGGGACCGCGAGGAGATCGCGATCACCGAGAGCCGCGACACCGGCAAGACCCTCGAAGAGGGCCGGGTCGACGTGGACGACGTGACAGGCGCCTTCCGCTACTTCGCGGACCTGGTGATGAACGAGAGCGGCGGCCGGGTCGTCGACGCGGGCGACCCCGACGTCCACAGCATCGTCGTCCACGAGCCCGTCGGCGTCTGCGCCCTGATCGCCCCCTGGAACTACCCCCTCCTCCAGGCCAGCTGGAAGATCGCCCCGGCCCTCGCCGCGGGCAACACCTTCGTGCTCAAGCCCAGCGAGGTCACCCCGCTCTCCACCGTCCACCTGATCAGGCTCCTCGCCGAGGCCGGGCTGCCCGACGGCGCCGCCAACCTCGTCACCGGCGCGGGCGACCCGGTCGGCGCCCGGCTCTCCGAGCACCCGGACGTGGACCTGGTCTCCTTCACCGGCGGCCTCGCCAGCGGGACGAAGGTGGCCCAGGCCGCCGCGCCCACCGTGAAGAAGGTCGCCCTGGAGCTGGGCGGCAAGAACCCCAACGTGGTCTTCGCGGACGCCTGCGCCACCGACGAGGGCTTCGACACCGCCGTCGACCAGGCGCTGAACGCCGCCTTCTTCCACAGCGGCCAGGTCTGCTCCGCCGGGGCCCGCCTGATCATCGAGGAGAGCGTCCGCGAGCGGTTCGTCACCGAGCTGGCCCGCCGCGCCGACGCCATCCGCCTCGGCCGGGGCACCCTGGACGGCGTCGAGTGCGGCCCCCTCGTCTCCGCCCAGCAGCTCGCCAAGGTCGAGGCGTACGTCGCCTCCGCCCGCGAGGAGGGCGCGATCGTCCGGGCCGGCGGCGAGCGCCCGAAGCCGAACGACGTACGCCCCGAAGGCGGTTACTTCTACCGGCCGACCGTCCTGGACGGCTGCCACCGGGAGATGAAGGTGGTCCGCGAGGAGACCTTCGGCCCGATTCTCACCGTCGAGACCTTCCGTACCGAGGAAGAGGCCGTCACCCTGGCCAACGACACCGACTACGGTCTCGCGGGCGCCGTCTGGACCACGGACGCCGGCCGGGCCCGCCGGGTCGCCGGACGGCTGCGCCACGGCACCGTCTGGATCAACGACTACCACCCCTACCTCCCGCAGGCCGAGTGGGGCGGCTTCGGCAAGTCCGGTACCGGCCGTGAGCTGGGCCCCACCGGCCTCGCCGAGTACCGCGAGTCCAAGCACATCTACCAGAACCTCAACCCGCGCCCCCAGCGCTGGTTCGCCGGCTGA